The genomic segment GCTGGGCCTGGTGGACACCGCGCGCAGCGTGGACAAGCAGATCCACGCCCACCAGCCCGGCCGGTTCGCCAGCGCGGTGCTTGTCGAACTGGACTGCCGCACCGGTCGGTTGGATGCGATCACGGCCGGCCATCCGGCGCCGCTGCTGCTGCGCGACGGCCGAATGATCAAGACGCTGGACGCTCCGACGGCGCTTCCGCTGGGGCTGGGCTACCTCGCAAGGACCGCCCCCCGGGTGGTCTCCGAGACCCTGCATCCCGGCGACCAGCTACTGCTCTACACCGACGGGGTCACCGAGGCCCGGACCGAGGACGGCGAGTTCTTCGGCATCGAACGGCTCGCCGACTTCGTCAACCGGGCGTTGGCCGACCGGTTGCCGACGCCGGAGACCATGCGCCGGCTGGTGCACGCGATCCTGGAACACCAGCACGACCGGCTGCAGGACGACGCCACCGCGCTGATCGTGGAGTGGCAGCCGCCCGGCCACCGACTGCAGCCGCTGGCCGCCGCCGCGTCGACCTGGTCCTGACCGACGGCGGCTGACTGGCCTGGCCCGCCGGCCGACGGCTACCCGTCGGTGCGGCGTTCGAAGAGCATCCGGATCACCGGCCGGGCCGCCTCGCCCGGGTCCGGGTCCAGGTCGCCGGGGAGCGCGCCGGCCAGCCAGAGCGAGGCGAAGCCGTGCACGATCGACCAAGCCGCCAGCGGCGCCTCAGCCAGCTCCCCCTTGCCGGCGGCGACGGTCCGCAGCCCGCCGGAGAGCGCGGCCCTGGTCCGCGCCCGCGCCGCGAGCACCTCGGGCGCGTCGGCGTGGTAGAGACCGGGCTGGAACATCACCTCGAAGTGCGCCCGGTGCCCGGCCGCGAAGCGTACGTAGGCGAGCCCGACCTCCAGCAGGTCGTCACCGGCCCGCTCCAACTCCACCGCCAGCAGTTCGAAGCCCTCGACGGCCACGGCGGTGAGCAACCCGGCCTTGTCCCCGAAGTGGTGGGTAGGCGCCGCGTGCGAGACACCGGTCCGCCGGGCCAGGTCGCGCAGGCTGACGGCCGCCGGGCCGACCTGCGTGATCGCCTCGACCGCGGCGGCCAGCAGGGCTCGCCGCAGGTCTCCGTGGTGGTACGGCTGCTTCATGCCGATCCCATCTAGTCGTTGACAAGTTTCCGTCGTCGGCAGTAACTTGTCAACGACAAGATAGTGCTTCGGAAGGGTGTTCGCCATGAACGGCACGGCCGACCAGGTCCTCACCGTCATCGCCCTGATCAGCATTCCCACGGTCATGTTCGGCGGTCATTCGCTGCTGCGCCTGCTCGCGACCGAGAAACTCACCGATTTCCAGAAGAGCTTCTTCCGGGCCGGTCACGCGCACGCCGGCGTCCTGCTGGTCATGACGCTCGTCGCCCTGGACGTGGCCGCCCGGGCCGCGCTGAGCGCGAACCTGACCTGGACCGTCGGCGGCCTGCTGCTGGCCGGCACGCTGGTCCAGTCCGGCGGCATGTTCATCCACATGGGCGTCGGCCAGCCCGGCCGATGGTCCTGGGGCAACACGGTCAGCAGCGTGGGCGCCGTCGCCTTGGCGGCCGGACTGCTGCTGCTCGCCTGGGCCGTCGCGACGGCCTGATCCACCCCTGCCGGGTGGCAACCGACCAGGGCGGCCACGGTGGTCGGGGCCGGCTGCCGGTCAGGTGACGAGCGGGGTGTGCCCGTCCGGCACCCGCTCCGCGGCCGGCGGGGGCGGCGGCGGGGTGCCGTCACCGAACGGCCGACCGCCGAGTTCCTCCCGGCCGTGCGGGGTCAGCCAGCCGGCCAGGTCGGGACCGACCGGCACGATCCCGGTCGGGTTGATGTCGCGGTGCACCTCGTAGTAGTGCCGCTTGATGTGGTCGAAGTCGATGGTGTCGCCGAAGCCCGGGGTCTGGAACAGGTCCCGCGCGTACGCCCAGAGCACCGGCATCTCGGTCAGCTTCTGCCGGTTGCACTTGAAGTGCCCGTGGTAGACGGGGTCGAAGCGGGCCAGCGTGGTGAACAGCCGCACGTCCGCCTCGGTGATCGAGTCGCCGACCAGGTACCGCTGCACCGCCAACCGCTCCGACAACCAGTCGAGCCGGTCGAAGAGCTGCCGGTACGCCTTCTCGTACGCCTCCTGGCTGCCGGCGAAGCCGCACCGGTACACCCCGTTGTTCACATCCGTGAAGACGACCTTGTTGACCTCGTCGATCTCGTCCCGTCGGTCCTCCGGGTAGAGGTCGGGGGCGCCGTCCCGGTGGTAGGGGCGCCACTGCGTGGACAGGTCGAGGGTGATCTGGGGGTAGTCGTTGGTGACCACCTGACCGGTCGGCACATCGACGATCGCCGGCACCGTGATCCCCCGGTCGTAGTCGGGGAACCGGGCGAAGAACGCCTCCTGCAGCCGTTCGATGCCGAGCACCGGGTCGCGCCCGTCCGGGTCGAGGTCGAAGGCCCAGCTCCGCTTGTCGTGCGTCGGCCCGGCGACCGCCATCGACAGCACGTCCTCCAGACCGAGCAGCCGGCGGACGATGATGGCCCGGTTCGCCCACGGGCAGGCGCGGCTCACCACCAGGCGGTACCGGCCCGGCTCCACCGGGTACCCGTCCTGCCCGTCGGCGGTGATCCGGGTGGCGATGTAGCGCTGATCCCGGCTGAACTCCCCGCCCGGGATGACGTAGCTGCCGTCGTTCCTGCCCTGCGTCTTCGACATGCCCCCATCGTTACCCATCCGCCGGCCACCCGCCCACCGGTGGTCCCGACCACGGGCCGGTTACGCTGCGACTTCGGCAGGACCACGAGAATGGGGTACGACTGTGAGCGTGCTGTTCAGCCCGTACCACCTGCGCGATGTCACCCTCCGGAACCGGATCGTGGTGTCGCCGATGTGCGAGTACAGCGCCACCGACGGGCTGCCCGACAACTGGCACCTGGTGCATCTGGGCTCCCGGGCGGTCGGCGGCGCCGGTCTGGTGTTCGCGGAGGCCACGGCGGTCCTGCCCGAGGGGCGGATCAGCCCACAGGACACCGGCATCTGGTCCGACGCGCACGCCGAGGCGTGGCAGCCGATCACCGCCTTCATCGCCGGGCAGGGCGCGGCGTCCGCCATCCAGCTCGCGCACGCCGGGTTCAAGGCGTCGACCTACCGCCCGTGGGACCCGCGCCGGGGCGGGGTGCCCGACGAGGAGGGCGGTTGGACCCCGGTCGGGCCGGGTACGACCCCGTTCGAGCCGTCGTACCGGCTGCCCCGCGCGCTCGACGAGGCCGGCATCGAGGAGATCGTGGCGGCGTTCGCGGCCGCCGCCGTACGTGCCCGGCAGGCCGGCTTCGACGTGGTCGAGGTCCACCTCGCGCACGGCTACCTGCTGCACGAGTTCCTCTCCCCGCTCATCAACCACCGCACCGACAGGTACGGCGGCGAGTTGGCCAACCGGATGCGGTTCCCCCTGGCGGTCGCCCAGGCGGTCCGGGCGGCCGTCGGCGAGCAGACTCCGGTGCTGGCCCGGATCTCGGCCACCGACTGGGTGGACGGCGGCTGGTCGGTGAAGGACAGCGTGGTGCTGGCCCGCGAGCTGGCCGCGGTCGGCGTCGACCTGATCGACTGCTCGTCCGGCGGGGCCGTGCCGGACGCCTCGATCCCGGCAGGTCCCGGCTATCAGGTGGCGCTCGCCGAACAGGTCCGGGCCGAGGCGGGGGTCCCGACCGGCGCGGTCGGCCTGATCACCGAACCGGAGCAGGCGGAGCGGATCCTCACCGACGGGCAGGCGGACCTGGTCTTCCTCGGCCGGAAGCTGATGCGCGACCCGTACTGGCCGCACCAGGCCGCCGCCGCCCTCGGCGCCCCCGCCGCCTGGCCCGCCCAGTACCTGCGCGCCGCCCCTTCTCCGGCGCGCTGAACGTCGCCGGCCTCCCGGCTGAGCGATGTCACCCGGATTCAGCATCGAGGTCCCACCCCAGCTCCACCAGCCGTTTGACCGCCACCCGCCCGGCTCGGCAGAGGCCGGTCTCCTGCCCCAGCGGCCCGCCACACGCCCGGCAGACCCGGTCCCCCGGTTCGTGCAGCGCGAGAACGATGAACAAGGTGTCGATCTCGACGGCCCGGGGCGGGAACGCGCTCATAGCTCGTCCTGGTCGTCGTCATCCGGCTCGGGCCAGGCTTCCCGCACCCGCCGCATGATCTGCTCGGCATCCTGATCTTCCGGGCACAACCAGTCAGCGAGCTGCCGATCTTTCGGCTTCCAGTAACCCGAGCTGCTGTTGCCCTCACCCATGGACGGTCTCCCTCCGGTCCCGCCCGGGAACACCCACCGGACCCATCCATATTGCGCGCGCAGATTCACTAGGTCAATGACCGATAGCCATTCACATTCCCTTGCGTATGGCTGTTGCTTCCCGGGTCCGCATGTGCACAATGGCGGGATGGAGAGCCCGACGTTCCTTCGCTTCCAGCTCGGCGCACACCTCCGGCGGCTGCGCGACGAAGCCAACGTGACCGCCGAACAGGCAGCCGAGATCATCGAGGTGTCACCGAGCACCCAACGACGCATCGAGCAAGGCCGCGTAGGCATCAAAGGTCCGGCACTCAACGCGCTGCTGGACCGGTACGGCGTCACCGACGCCGAGCTGCGCGACACGTTGCTCTCAATGGCCCGGACCGGTAAGCAGCGCGGATGGTGGGCGAAGTACGGCGACCTGCCGCCGACCTACCGCCAGTACATCGGGCTGGAATCCGCAGCCCAGGAGCTACAGAACTTCGAGACGCTGGTGGTTCCGGGGCTGCTCCAGACCGAGGCGTACGCCCGAGCGATCACCACCCGTGAAGCCACCCAGCCCACGCCCGAAGCGGTGGAGCAACGCGTAGCGGCACGGATCGAGCGGCAGAAGCTGATCCATGACGGCAGTCTCCGCATGGTCGCCGTGATCGACGAGGCGGTTCTACACCGGCAGATCGGTGGACCCGAAGTCATGCGTGCCCAGCTCGACGCGTTGCTGGCGACAGCGAAGCTGTGGAACGTCTCAGTCCAGGTCATCCCGTTCCGCGAAGGCGCCTACGCGTCGATGTTGTCGAGCTTCCACATCCTGACCTTTGCGGAGAGTTCCAGCGTGGTCTACATCGAGGGCTTGACCGGCGACCTGTACGCCGAGGGCGAGGACGTCCGGCGCTGTACCGTGGTCTTCAACAGCCTCCGGGCGTCGGCGTTGTCCGCATCCGCCTCGGCTGCGATGATCAAACAGATCCGCGACACGGGGCACCAGGAATAGGGAGGTGCGCCATGGACACCCAGTGGCGCAAGAGCACCCGCAGCGGCGGCAACGGGGCGTGCGTCGAAGCTCGGTACGTCGACCACACCGCCCAGGTCCGCGACAGCAAAGACACCGCCGGCCCCGTGCTGGCGTTCAGCCGGTCCGCATGGGTGTCGTTCATCCGGGTTGCCCCGACCGGCAGGTGACGGGCGGTTCACCCCGCCCGGCTATCCGAATCGTCCGTTGGCTGTTCACGACGCGACCACCAGCGGAACAGCTCCGCCACCGCCGTGAGGATCCGAGGTCGATCCTTGGGGTCGGAGCCGCGAAGCGCCAGGGCCACAATGACGATCTTGCAGATGGCCGGTATGCCAACCACGAGAACGGCCACCCACGGGCCAGCAGTCGCCACAAGATCTACGTTCGGAGCCATACCTGTTCCCTGTCTGGAGCGACACAGCCGGAACAGCGGCTCGACGAACCGGGGCGGCTCCAGCGAGTAGATCGATTAAGATCGCTCGCACCCAGGTGCATACGAACCGATGCTCCGAGTTCCGCACCGTTGGTCCCAGGAGTCTCCCCAAACCCCAGCAGCCGGATGCTACTCCATCCCCGACCCTCCACACTAATCTCATCGTCGGCTTTGGTGACAACGACCCGCCACTCGGCTACATCGACACCCTGGCCGGGCCACTATTCCTCGAATCACGCAGCGACACCAGCCGTTTGTCATCGGTGTACAACCAGCTCAAAGAGCTGGCCATGTCCCCGGCAGAGTCGGTCAAGTTCATCAAGGAGCGGTCCCATGCAATGGCGTAAGTCAACCCGGTCAGACAGCGAAGGCAACTGCGTCGAGGTGGCCACACCCTCTCGCGGGGTCATGGTCCGCGACAGCAAGGACACCTCCGGCCCCGTGCTGGCGTTCAGCCGGTCCGCATGGGTGTCGTTCATCCGGAGTGTCCCGGCCGGAAAAGTGACGAGAGCCCGACTCGCAGAACCGCCTGGTTCTGCGAGTCGTCTGTTGGCTTGCAACTCATGATCTGAGCGCCACTGCTGTTAAACCAGTCCGGTAACAGCAGTGCCGCTCAGATCATCAATCGGCCGGCGCCAGTGAGGACAGATCGCACGTGGCCGGGTTGCGGCGGTGGCCTGGCCAGAACGAATGTTGCCGGCCGCCGCCGGTGCAGAGGGGCCGGCCGGACAGGGCGGATGGCCGCCGGGAGATCAGCCGCGGACCGGGCCGGCCAGGGCTGTCGCCTCTGCCGCGCGGGCGAGTCCGGGCAGCGGCGACACGTGGACCCGGACCGTCAACTCCAGGTCGAGGCCGAGGACCGCGCAGGCGACCACTTCGCCGCCGTTCGCCTGGACGATCTCGGTGGCGGCGGTGCAGGCTCCAGCAGGGTCCGCCAGCGTTCGGGCCGCCCCGGCGAGCGCGCCCAGATCCGCAGCGACCCGGGCCTGGTGCCGGGCCACCCGGGCCGCGCCGACCGCCGCTCCCGCCAGCCCGGCCGCCACCAGGACCAGCCCCACCGCCAGTACCAGGATCGACGCGGCGCCCTTGTCACGTGCGCTCCGACCGCGCACGTCCCATCGGTTGACCGGCCCGCGCATGTTCCGTCGGGCGAATGGTCCGGGAACGTTCCGCCGGGCGTCCGGCACGCACACGTCCCGATGGCCGACCCGGCCACGGACGCGAACGCTCGGCCGAGTGACCGGTCCACGTACGCTCCGCCGCGTGACCAGCCTGCGCACGTCCCGTCGGGTGGCCGGCCCGCGCACGTCCCGCCGCATGACCGGGCCACGCACCTCCTGCCGGTAAGTCCGGCCGGCGGCTGAAGGGCCGGTCATGACCACGGCTCCGGGGCGCCTGGTTCGACGGCGGCCACCGCCGTCGCGTCCACCACCACCAGCGGTAGACGGACGCCGAGCGCCCGGACCGGGACCCGGACCGTGGCGGTGACCGTCTCCCCGGCGTCGGTGATCGCGATCGTCGCTCCCCGGGGTGCGACCCGTGCTCCGGCGGCCTGACCGTCGGCTCCGCGGGAGGCGGCCAGTGCCGCCTCCCGCGCCGCGTCCACGCACTGGGCCTTTGTCGTCGTCGCGACGACGATGGTGAGGCCGACCGACAGCAGGAACATGAGCGCCGGCAGGCCGACGGCCAGTTCCACGGTGAACGAGCCGCGCTCGCCGCCGGCCCGCCGGCGCCCGGTCAATTCAGCGCCCGATCGATCACGCCGGTCAGCGCCGCCTGCACGCTTTCCGAGGTGAGCACCTTCAGCAGGATGCCGGCGAAGGCGACGGCCGCCAGGGTTCCGACCGCGTACTCGGCGGTGTTCATCCCGGCGTCGCCGCGTAACCGGGTCAGCAGTCTGCGCACGACATTGTCCCCTTTCTCTTGGCGGCCAACCGTCCCTCGGTGGGCCGACCGGCCGGCCGGGGTCGGCCGGCCGGATCTCACAGCACGTCGCCGAGCACGGCGACGATCACCGGCACCAGACCGGCGAGAATGAAGGCCGGCAGGAAACACAGGCCGAGTGGCAGCACGATCAGCACGCCGGCCCGGCGGGCCGCCGCCTCGGCCGCTACCGCCCGGTCCCCGCGCAGGTCGTCGGCGAGCCGGTGCAGCGCGCCGGCCAGCGCGCCGCCGCTGGCCGCCGACCGGACCGCGGCATCGGCCAGCCGCCGGCCGCCGGTCACCGGCGCCAGGTGCTCCCACGCCTCGGCCGGGTCTCCGCCGAGGCGCATTGTCCGTCCGACCCGGGCCAGCCGGCCGCCGAGCGGACCACCCAGCGCCTCGGCTACCGCCGCGACCGCCCCGTCCACCGGAGCGCCGGCCCGCAGTGCCGCCGCCAGCAGGTCGGCGGCGAGCGGTAGCTCCGCGGCCTCCCGCAGCCGGCGGCGGCGGGCCTCGGGCGGCTCCACTCGGCGCAACGCCGGTCCGACGCCGACCGCCACCGCGACACCGGCGGCGACGCCCAGCCAGCCGCCGACGAGGACGGCGGTCGCGACCCCGCACAGCACGGCAACGGATCGGAGCAGCGCAGGCCGCAGCGCCGTGGCTGGCTGTTGCTCGTCGTCGCCGGTCGCGGCGTCGGCGGTGTGGCTCGACCCGCCAGTCAGGACGGTCAGGACGGCCAACCGACGCCGGACGAGCCGCCCGGTCGGCGCGCCCGCCGCACCCATAGCCACACCGATCGCCGTCACGAGCACCACCACAGTCGCAGCGGCGATCACGTAGCCGGACATCAGGACTGCCGCGCCGGGGCTGCGGCCAACCGGTCCGCCCAGGCCAGTCCGGCCACCTGCAGGACGACAGCGGACACCGCGCAGGCAGCGCCGACCGGGGTGTGCAGCAGCACCCGCATCGGGTCAACGCCGATCCCGTAGCCCAACGCGATTCCGCCCAGGGGAAGCCCGGCCAGCAGCCACGCGGTGGCCCGCGCGCCAGCCGCCTGTGCGGCGGCCGCCGCCAGCCCTCGGTCGGTCGTCCGCCCGTCGGCTTCGATCCGCTCCAGCAGGTCCGCCAGCGGCGCACCGGTGCGCTCAGCCAACCGAACAGCCGCCCGGGTGAGATCGTCGATCCGGTCAGACCCGGGCCGGGCATCGAGGGACCGGTACACAGCGGACCCGGCCGCATCTGCCGCCGCAGCGACAGACCTGGTCGACGGCCCGGCCAGGACAGCCGGCACGGGCTGGCCAGCGCGTAGATCGGCGGCCAGCGCGCAGAGCCCGTCGAGCCGCTGGCGGCGTCCGGCGGCGAGCCTCTCGGCTGCCCGGCGGCGCAGCCCGGCCCGGACCGCCAGCGCGCCGTAGCTGGCTGCCACGAACGCCGCCACCGGACCACCGACGATTAATCCGGGAACCCCGGCGAGGACACCCGCGCAGAGCAGGGCGACGGCCCGCCGCGACCTGCCGGCCCCGGTAGCCGGCCACCAGGCGTCCGGCGACCAGGAACCCGCCACCCATCCGCCCGGTGGACGCAACCACCCGAGCGGCCATAACCGATCGGCCGACCCAGGCCGGCGACCTGATCCGGCAGCTCCCAGGAGCGCGCCCAGGGCGGCAGTTCCCAGAAACGCGGCCGGGCTCGCAGCTCCCACGGACGCGCCCAGGCCGGCAGCTCCCACGGACGCGCCCGGGCCTGCGGTCCCCACGGAGGCGTTCCGTCCGACCGTGCTAACGGAGGCGACTGGATCGGCCGCCCGCAGCATGCGCCGGGCCCGGGTACGGGACCGACGACCCGGGCCCGGCCAGGCGGTGAGCGCCGCAGCGGCCAGCAGACACCCGGCACCGGCCAACGCCCAGCCGGTCGCCGGACCCCAGCCGCCCCGCAGCGCCCAGCCGCTCGTCGCCGCCCAACCGCCGACCATCGCCCACCCCACGGCCACCGGCCAGCCGCCCGTCACCACGGCGCTCCGCCCGGTCGACCGGCCCGGGCCGGTCCGCCCGTCAACCCCGGCATCGATGGCCTGTCCGGTATCGACGCCGGCCTCGGCTCGGTGGGCACCCGCCGAGGCGACGCCGGCCGCGCCGACGCCAGTGGGGCCGGCCCTGGCCGGATCGGCGCTGGCAGGTGCGACGCTGGCCGCATCGACGCCGACCGGGGCGAGGCTGGCGGGGTCAGCGCCGGTCGGGGCGATGCCGGCCTGGTCAGCACCGGCGGGATCGGGACCGAACGTTCGGCGAGCAGGTCCGCCAGCACCGGCGCGGCCGGTCCCGGACCGCTGTCCCGCTGCCAGGCTGGTACTACCGTCACCAGCCGGTCCGGGCCGGTCGGGAGCAGCAGGGCGACCGCGTCCAGGACCCGGCCGGCGCCGGTCCGGCGGACCTGGAGCAGCACCTGCAACGCGGCGCCCACCTGGGCGTGCAGGGCCGGTCGGGGCAACCCGCCGAGCAGGCCGAGCGCCTCCAGCCTGGCCGGCACGTCGGCCGGCCGGTTGGCGTGCAGGGTGCCCGCTCCCCCGTCGTGTCCGGTGTTGAGGGCGCTCAGCAGGTCGACCACCTCGCCGCCCCGGCACTCGCCGATCACCAGCCGGTCGGGTCGCATCCGCAACGCCTGCCTAACCAGGTCACCGAGCCCGATCAGACCGGCACCCTCCACGTTGGAGTTGCGAG from the Solwaraspora sp. WMMD1047 genome contains:
- a CDS encoding TetR/AcrR family transcriptional regulator; its protein translation is MGMKQPYHHGDLRRALLAAAVEAITQVGPAAVSLRDLARRTGVSHAAPTHHFGDKAGLLTAVAVEGFELLAVELERAGDDLLEVGLAYVRFAAGHRAHFEVMFQPGLYHADAPEVLAARARTRAALSGGLRTVAAGKGELAEAPLAAWSIVHGFASLWLAGALPGDLDPDPGEAARPVIRMLFERRTDG
- a CDS encoding glutathione S-transferase C-terminal domain-containing protein, coding for MGNDGGMSKTQGRNDGSYVIPGGEFSRDQRYIATRITADGQDGYPVEPGRYRLVVSRACPWANRAIIVRRLLGLEDVLSMAVAGPTHDKRSWAFDLDPDGRDPVLGIERLQEAFFARFPDYDRGITVPAIVDVPTGQVVTNDYPQITLDLSTQWRPYHRDGAPDLYPEDRRDEIDEVNKVVFTDVNNGVYRCGFAGSQEAYEKAYRQLFDRLDWLSERLAVQRYLVGDSITEADVRLFTTLARFDPVYHGHFKCNRQKLTEMPVLWAYARDLFQTPGFGDTIDFDHIKRHYYEVHRDINPTGIVPVGPDLAGWLTPHGREELGGRPFGDGTPPPPPPAAERVPDGHTPLVT
- a CDS encoding NADH:flavin oxidoreductase/NADH oxidase, which encodes MSVLFSPYHLRDVTLRNRIVVSPMCEYSATDGLPDNWHLVHLGSRAVGGAGLVFAEATAVLPEGRISPQDTGIWSDAHAEAWQPITAFIAGQGAASAIQLAHAGFKASTYRPWDPRRGGVPDEEGGWTPVGPGTTPFEPSYRLPRALDEAGIEEIVAAFAAAAVRARQAGFDVVEVHLAHGYLLHEFLSPLINHRTDRYGGELANRMRFPLAVAQAVRAAVGEQTPVLARISATDWVDGGWSVKDSVVLARELAAVGVDLIDCSSGGAVPDASIPAGPGYQVALAEQVRAEAGVPTGAVGLITEPEQAERILTDGQADLVFLGRKLMRDPYWPHQAAAALGAPAAWPAQYLRAAPSPAR
- a CDS encoding helix-turn-helix transcriptional regulator yields the protein MESPTFLRFQLGAHLRRLRDEANVTAEQAAEIIEVSPSTQRRIEQGRVGIKGPALNALLDRYGVTDAELRDTLLSMARTGKQRGWWAKYGDLPPTYRQYIGLESAAQELQNFETLVVPGLLQTEAYARAITTREATQPTPEAVEQRVAARIERQKLIHDGSLRMVAVIDEAVLHRQIGGPEVMRAQLDALLATAKLWNVSVQVIPFREGAYASMLSSFHILTFAESSSVVYIEGLTGDLYAEGEDVRRCTVVFNSLRASALSASASAAMIKQIRDTGHQE
- a CDS encoding DUF397 domain-containing protein yields the protein MDTQWRKSTRSGGNGACVEARYVDHTAQVRDSKDTAGPVLAFSRSAWVSFIRVAPTGR
- a CDS encoding DUF397 domain-containing protein, whose translation is MQWRKSTRSDSEGNCVEVATPSRGVMVRDSKDTSGPVLAFSRSAWVSFIRSVPAGKVTRARLAEPPGSASRLLACNS
- a CDS encoding Rv3654c family TadE-like protein, whose translation is MRGPVNRWDVRGRSARDKGAASILVLAVGLVLVAAGLAGAAVGAARVARHQARVAADLGALAGAARTLADPAGACTAATEIVQANGGEVVACAVLGLDLELTVRVHVSPLPGLARAAEATALAGPVRG
- a CDS encoding TadE family type IV pilus minor pilin, translated to MTGRRRAGGERGSFTVELAVGLPALMFLLSVGLTIVVATTTKAQCVDAAREAALAASRGADGQAAGARVAPRGATIAITDAGETVTATVRVPVRALGVRLPLVVVDATAVAAVEPGAPEPWS
- a CDS encoding DUF4244 domain-containing protein; the protein is MNTAEYAVGTLAAVAFAGILLKVLTSESVQAALTGVIDRALN
- a CDS encoding type II secretion system F family protein gives rise to the protein MSGYVIAAATVVVLVTAIGVAMGAAGAPTGRLVRRRLAVLTVLTGGSSHTADAATGDDEQQPATALRPALLRSVAVLCGVATAVLVGGWLGVAAGVAVAVGVGPALRRVEPPEARRRRLREAAELPLAADLLAAALRAGAPVDGAVAAVAEALGGPLGGRLARVGRTMRLGGDPAEAWEHLAPVTGGRRLADAAVRSAASGGALAGALHRLADDLRGDRAVAAEAAARRAGVLIVLPLGLCFLPAFILAGLVPVIVAVLGDVL